A genomic region of Paenibacillus sp. PL2-23 contains the following coding sequences:
- a CDS encoding adenosylhomocysteinase produces MTNAVQNSIITDPSLAPEGHLKIDWASAHMPVLNRIKEQFETEKPFQGLKVAISLHLEAKTAYLAKVVQAGGAEVTITGSNPLSTQDDVCAALVEDGITVFAKYNPSAAEFKALNMKALECKPDLLIDDGGDLVTLLHSESKEMAVNLRGGAEETTTGIIRLKALEKDGALSFPMVAVNDAFCKYLFDNRYGTGQSVFDGINRTTNLVVAGKTVVVVGYGWCGKGVAMRAKGMGANVIVTEIDAIKAVEAYMDGFAVMPMLEAAKQGDIFVTVTGNRDVIRGEHYKVMKNGAILSNAGHFDVEVNKVELEAMSKGKRTVRRNIEEYQLEDGRSIYLLAEGRLVNLAAGDGHPAEIMDMTFALQAMSLKFINDQYQAIGNKVVNVPYELDEQVARLKLESLGFGIDTLTPQQAAYLDSWTEH; encoded by the coding sequence ATGACAAACGCAGTACAAAACAGCATCATTACAGATCCGTCGCTGGCGCCGGAGGGCCATCTAAAGATAGATTGGGCCAGCGCGCATATGCCCGTGCTTAACCGGATTAAGGAGCAGTTCGAGACGGAGAAGCCGTTCCAGGGCTTGAAGGTTGCGATCTCGCTCCATCTGGAGGCGAAGACGGCTTACCTCGCGAAGGTCGTACAGGCCGGCGGCGCGGAAGTGACCATTACAGGCAGCAATCCGCTGTCGACGCAGGATGACGTATGTGCAGCGCTGGTGGAGGACGGCATCACCGTATTCGCCAAATATAACCCGTCGGCTGCGGAATTCAAGGCGCTTAATATGAAGGCGCTGGAATGCAAGCCGGATCTTCTCATCGACGATGGCGGCGATCTCGTGACGCTGCTGCACTCCGAGAGCAAGGAGATGGCGGTCAACCTGCGCGGCGGCGCGGAGGAGACAACAACGGGCATCATCCGCTTGAAGGCGCTGGAGAAGGATGGAGCGCTCAGCTTCCCGATGGTAGCTGTTAATGATGCCTTCTGCAAATATTTGTTCGACAATCGCTACGGCACGGGCCAATCCGTATTCGACGGCATCAATCGTACGACAAACCTGGTTGTAGCAGGCAAGACGGTTGTTGTGGTAGGCTATGGCTGGTGCGGCAAGGGTGTTGCAATGCGCGCCAAAGGCATGGGCGCAAACGTTATTGTGACCGAGATCGACGCGATCAAGGCGGTTGAGGCATACATGGACGGCTTTGCCGTCATGCCGATGCTGGAAGCGGCCAAGCAGGGCGACATCTTCGTTACAGTGACGGGCAACCGCGATGTCATTCGCGGCGAGCATTACAAGGTCATGAAGAACGGCGCGATTCTGTCCAACGCCGGCCATTTCGACGTAGAAGTGAACAAGGTGGAGCTTGAGGCGATGTCGAAGGGCAAACGAACGGTTCGCCGCAACATCGAGGAGTACCAATTGGAGGACGGCCGCAGCATTTATCTGCTGGCGGAGGGACGTCTCGTCAATCTGGCGGCGGGCGATGGCCATCCGGCGGAAATTATGGACATGACGTTTGCCTTGCAGGCAATGTCCTTGAAGTTCATCAATGATCAGTATCAAGCCATCGGCAACAAGGTCGTCAATGTGCCTTATGAGCTGGACGAGCAGGTTGCGAGATTGAAGCTGGAGTCGCTTGGCTTCGGTATCGATACGCTGACGCCTCAGCAGGCCGCCTATCTGGACAGCTGGACGGAGCATTAA